From the Mesorhizobium sp. L-2-11 genome, the window GAAGAGGCTGCCTATCTTGACCCCAAGGAAGCGACGTATCTTCGCTGGATCGCCGTCGGCAAAACGATGGAGGAAGTGGCGGATCTGGAGGGCGTCAAATATAACAGCGTGCGCGTCAAGCTTGCTGAGACCAAGAAGCGCTTCAACGTACACACGACGACCCATCTCGCCGCTCTCACCATCCGTAGAAAGCTCATCTGATCTAAAGCTCAGTTCACCGACGCCTTCGGAATATAGCCGAGGACGTTGATCAGCGTGTTCACGACGCTCATCTGCGCGTGCATCTCGATGCTGGCTTCGATATAACAGAGATGCTGAGCGCCACCGGCCGCTTTTCCAAACTTGTAGTCGTCAGGCAACGCTTGGAACAGTTCGTCGGCCTTTTCCACCAGACGCCTGTGGGTTCGAATGGCCTCGATTGTGAGAGCCTTCAGGTCGGCCAAAGGGAGTCCACGCGTGAGCCCGACCACGGGTCGAAGCTCGAATTTTTCTTGCGATGTCGCAATGTCCGATTCCATTCCAGTCCCAGTCTTAGGTTCGTCTGCGGTGCGCCCCGCTGACAACGAACCCTTTGAACTCTAGCCGGGGATTAGAATCCGAGATGAATCGGCCCTTTAGACCCCATGCTCCCTCCGCCCAGGTGCGCGTCACCTGCGGCCGCCAGAATGCGACGGCAGTACGATATTCACTGCCACGACAACAGGAGGGAAATGATGACAACTACCTACTATATCGGACTGGATGCTCCACAAAGACACAATTTCCGCCGCGGTAGCTGACGCCGGCCGGGTGGAGGCGCGTTTCTTCGGGCAGATTGCTAACACGCCGGAGGCCGTCACAAAGCTGGCAGCGAACTGAGCAAGGACAATCCATTGATCGTTTATTTGTGATGGCTCCTATTTTTCACGAGCGCCGATGCCCGACAGGTCGATCCGAATGCCCGCCTTGTTCGGGTCGGTAGAGGCAGCCTTACGCGCAGGATCGGAATCGCCAGCCTCCGTCTTGCCATCAACCCGTTCGGCGGTCTCGCCTTCCCTCGCGGGCGTCGGCTCGACCAGCTTCACTTCTGCAGGGTCCGGCGCCCGAAACACCGCCGTGCCTTCAAAGTAGCCCGTCTGCCAGGCGATGATCGCGTCGTCGAAAACCTGCGGCAGGACCTCTTTGTCGGTTGGGTTGCCGTACCATTTGGTGACGATCCGATAGACCTTGGCGAACAGCGCCGTGCCCATGCGGAGATTGGCGCAGGCATCGACGAGGTCGGGCTTCAGCTCGCCCGCCTCCACGACGCCAAGGCCGGCCGGATATTGCGTGATTCCGACGCGCACGATATTGCGGCCGACATGTTGGCGGATCAGATCCATCGCCTCGTCCGGCGTGGTTGGCTTCGGAACCAGCACGACCCGGTTGCCCGACCGAACGGTGACGGCCAGCGGGTCTTGCGAACCCGCCCGCTCGATGA encodes:
- a CDS encoding TraH family protein, whose amino-acid sequence is MVDAALIQQCADRALKPAIVETFIERAGSQDPLAVTVRSGNRVVLVPKPTTPDEAMDLIRQHVGRNIVRVGITQYPAGLGVVEAGELKPDLVDACANLRMGTALFAKVYRIVTKWYGNPTDKEVLPQVFDDAIIAWQTGYFEGTAVFRAPDPAEVKLVEPTPAREGETAERVDGKTEAGDSDPARKAASTDPNKAGIRIDLSGIGAREK
- a CDS encoding transcriptional repressor TraM, which codes for MESDIATSQEKFELRPVVGLTRGLPLADLKALTIEAIRTHRRLVEKADELFQALPDDYKFGKAAGGAQHLCYIEASIEMHAQMSVVNTLINVLGYIPKASVN